The following coding sequences are from one Segnochrobactrum spirostomi window:
- a CDS encoding PAS domain-containing protein gives MFADIDMPVDRIDASGQLTWVNSAQAALLQQPAAALIGAPLEAIYGASSAALVRRHLNLAEATSGPLLLWQQTAEGTELPVLCSLVPDADGGLVVLKQPAAGAAIGLEQEIRERVEILTEMIGEATDACWCIEFLLPVDITLPEDDIVDAIFSHPQRWRACNEAMARLYQLPPDLDFNHQPVARYFPRSDVNERMIRALIRAGYRLDRAAAVDHTHDGTELMVENDFRAAIRGDRLIRLWGTVRDIGAIRQREEALAARAEAMLDVLSAAPDPILVIAADGHLLAANPAVKHLWHWPVERLLDQPLGDRLDTDLIRRIAEENGEADIAIEGAGVWRLHAAILDGTRRRFVATARRARVRGAQKAREAAE, from the coding sequence ATGTTCGCCGATATCGACATGCCGGTCGATCGGATCGACGCGTCCGGCCAGTTGACCTGGGTCAACTCGGCCCAAGCCGCGCTGCTGCAACAGCCCGCCGCAGCTTTGATCGGCGCCCCGCTCGAAGCCATCTACGGCGCCTCGTCGGCCGCCCTGGTACGCCGCCATCTCAACCTCGCGGAGGCAACCTCGGGTCCCCTCTTGCTCTGGCAGCAGACGGCCGAGGGAACGGAGCTGCCGGTTCTGTGCAGCCTGGTGCCGGATGCGGACGGTGGGCTCGTCGTGCTCAAGCAGCCGGCCGCCGGCGCTGCGATCGGCCTCGAGCAGGAAATCCGCGAGCGCGTCGAGATCCTGACCGAGATGATCGGCGAGGCGACCGACGCCTGCTGGTGCATCGAATTCCTGCTGCCGGTCGACATCACCCTGCCGGAAGACGACATCGTCGACGCGATCTTCTCCCATCCGCAGCGCTGGCGCGCCTGCAACGAGGCGATGGCACGGCTCTATCAGTTGCCGCCCGACCTCGACTTCAACCACCAGCCGGTCGCCCGCTATTTCCCCCGCTCCGACGTCAACGAGAGGATGATCCGGGCGCTGATCCGGGCCGGCTACCGGCTCGACCGCGCCGCCGCCGTGGACCACACCCACGACGGTACCGAACTCATGGTGGAGAACGATTTCCGCGCCGCGATCCGCGGCGACCGGCTGATCCGCCTGTGGGGCACGGTGCGGGACATCGGAGCGATCCGGCAGCGCGAAGAGGCGCTCGCCGCTCGCGCCGAGGCGATGCTGGACGTCCTCTCCGCCGCGCCGGACCCGATCCTGGTGATCGCCGCGGACGGCCACCTGCTCGCCGCCAATCCGGCCGTCAAGCACCTGTGGCACTGGCCGGTCGAACGTTTGCTCGACCAGCCGCTCGGCGACCGGCTCGACACCGATCTCATCCGCCGCATCGCCGAGGAGAACGGCGAGGCGGACATCGCGATCGAGGGCGCCGGTGTTTGGCGCCTGCATGCCGCGATCCTCGACGGCACCCGTCGCCGCTTCGTGGCGACCGCCCGCCGGGCGCGCGTCCGCGGCGCCCAGAAGGCACGGGAGGCGGCGGAATGA
- a CDS encoding biotin-independent malonate decarboxylase subunit gamma translates to MTLDEVLAALFPAGHAVARGPHGTVSGTAKIDGAADVAVIGIVDGTSLGIDGALVLAGHVLDLVETKAASTLVVLVDTSSQTMARRDELLGLNEFLAHLGKCLSLAALEGVATIGVLYGPAAAGAFISTALSTQILVALPDASPSVMDLPSISRVTKLPLEELTALAKTTPIFAPGLEPLYATGAIAETWSVAEAAALLKAAAARGAPDFNDTRDVTGFERKGRLQAHAIAARVVADAAGHG, encoded by the coding sequence ATGACGCTCGATGAGGTTCTCGCCGCCCTCTTTCCCGCCGGCCACGCGGTCGCCCGCGGCCCTCACGGCACGGTGTCGGGCACGGCCAAGATCGACGGCGCTGCGGACGTCGCGGTGATCGGGATCGTCGACGGCACGTCGCTCGGCATCGACGGCGCCCTCGTGCTCGCCGGTCACGTGCTCGACCTCGTCGAGACGAAGGCCGCGTCGACCCTCGTCGTCCTCGTCGATACGTCGAGCCAGACCATGGCGCGCCGCGACGAACTGCTCGGCCTCAACGAGTTCCTGGCGCACCTCGGCAAGTGCCTCAGCCTCGCGGCGCTCGAGGGCGTCGCGACGATCGGCGTGCTCTACGGTCCCGCCGCCGCCGGCGCCTTCATTTCGACCGCGCTGTCGACCCAGATCCTCGTCGCGCTGCCCGATGCGAGCCCGAGCGTGATGGACCTGCCGTCGATCTCGCGCGTCACCAAGCTGCCGCTCGAAGAGCTGACGGCGCTCGCCAAGACGACGCCGATCTTCGCGCCCGGGCTCGAGCCGCTGTACGCGACCGGCGCCATCGCCGAGACGTGGAGCGTGGCGGAGGCCGCTGCCCTCTTGAAGGCGGCCGCCGCGCGCGGCGCGCCGGATTTCAACGATACCCGCGACGTCACCGGGTTCGAGCGCAAGGGGCGGCTGCAAGCCCATGCCATCGCCGCGCGCGTCGTTGCGGACGCCGCGGGGCATGGCTGA
- the mdcC gene encoding malonate decarboxylase acyl carrier protein, which yields MEQFEVRTSSARRAAGTCRQAVVGVNTSGNIEVLVERVLPETESVVAVTTAVTGYRDLWQAVIEDFFDRAATGGLRFDINDGGAKPDVVSLRLRQGVRRMEIDV from the coding sequence GTGGAGCAGTTCGAGGTCCGCACATCGAGCGCGCGCCGGGCGGCGGGAACGTGCCGGCAAGCCGTCGTCGGCGTGAACACGTCCGGCAACATCGAGGTTCTGGTCGAGCGGGTGCTGCCCGAGACGGAGAGCGTCGTCGCCGTGACCACGGCGGTCACCGGCTACCGGGATCTCTGGCAGGCGGTGATCGAGGATTTCTTCGACCGCGCCGCGACCGGCGGTCTGCGCTTCGACATCAACGACGGCGGGGCTAAGCCCGACGTCGTCAGCCTGCGGCTGAGGCAGGGCGTTCGCCGGATGGAGATCGACGTATGA
- a CDS encoding biotin-independent malonate decarboxylase subunit beta gives MSDLIDLLSHDYYEASARDRVLGVLDAGSFREFVGPETRTISPHLALFGLTGAFDDGMVIGEGLLGGKRVYVAAQEGRFMGGAFGEVHGAKLVGLLRAARDNAAKGVAAVLILLDTGGVRLQEANAGELAIAETLHAIAAARRAGVPVLALVGGRSGAFGGGGIVTAFCSRIIVSEHGRIGVSGPEVIETNKGVEEFDSKDKGLVWRVTGGRTRAMMGGADRFVRDRIADFRAAAIEEIGAAAPFDLATLRAEQARLAARLSAYGSCRDAPEIWHKAGLAEPAAIATVNEEAFTALPRLKEAGHDAR, from the coding sequence ATGAGCGATCTGATCGATCTGTTGAGCCACGATTATTACGAGGCCTCGGCGCGCGACCGCGTCCTCGGCGTCCTCGATGCCGGCTCGTTCCGCGAATTTGTCGGACCCGAGACCCGGACCATCAGTCCGCACCTCGCCTTGTTCGGCCTCACCGGCGCCTTCGACGACGGCATGGTGATCGGTGAGGGGCTGCTCGGGGGCAAGCGCGTCTACGTCGCCGCGCAGGAGGGCCGCTTCATGGGTGGTGCCTTCGGCGAGGTGCACGGCGCCAAGCTGGTGGGCCTCCTGCGTGCGGCACGCGACAACGCCGCGAAGGGCGTCGCCGCCGTCCTCATCCTGCTCGACACCGGCGGGGTGCGCCTCCAGGAGGCCAATGCGGGCGAACTCGCCATCGCGGAGACGCTGCATGCGATCGCCGCGGCGCGCCGCGCAGGCGTGCCGGTCCTCGCCCTCGTCGGCGGCCGGTCGGGCGCGTTCGGCGGTGGCGGCATCGTCACCGCCTTCTGCAGCCGCATCATCGTGTCCGAGCACGGCCGCATCGGCGTCAGCGGCCCGGAAGTCATCGAGACCAACAAGGGCGTCGAGGAATTCGATTCCAAGGATAAGGGCCTCGTCTGGCGCGTCACCGGCGGGCGGACGCGCGCCATGATGGGCGGCGCCGACCGCTTCGTGCGCGATCGCATCGCCGATTTCCGGGCGGCCGCGATCGAAGAGATCGGCGCGGCGGCGCCCTTCGACCTCGCCACGCTGCGCGCCGAACAGGCCCGCCTCGCGGCGCGCCTTTCCGCCTATGGTTCGTGCCGCGACGCCCCGGAGATCTGGCACAAGGCGGGCCTCGCCGAGCCTGCGGCGATCGCGACCGTGAACGAGGAGGCGTTTACCGCGCTCCCGCGGCTGAAGGAGGCCGGCCATGACGCTCGATGA
- a CDS encoding sigma-54 interaction domain-containing protein, which translates to MKFYASDLLPQPEIAARLPADYYGAAASDLLAAMPDGLAVLSLDGVVRAANRPFERLMNRSIAEMRGRPLILLGSTNEIVAAIDGAVSRMRQLDVAGTLESGRTVFASVRILRDDKGEAFGALLILNDPSRARAPADRRKDPFRFSGDGHDAGPVFIESAESATLLRQGAAALSRNARVLLTGESGTGKTELARRLRDLVSGGSTTMPFVHVNCGSIPESLFESEMFGYEPGAFTGAAARGKTGYVEAAENGVLFLDEIGEIPLPMQAKLLTFLEDGTFMRVGSPVRRRARIKIISATNRHLPEMIEAGTFRRDLYYRLAVVSLECPPLRGRRELVRAIGEAFLKRINREREPSLSLAPALWEALLDHDWPGNIRELSNVLEHVAAVADNRATAVHLPPHFRSARAPDALPAAAPDGDEPPLREALRQYEDFLISRAIDRHGSKRRAAKALGVDIGTLVRKTTRR; encoded by the coding sequence ATGAAATTCTACGCGTCCGACCTCCTGCCCCAGCCCGAGATCGCCGCCCGGCTCCCCGCCGACTATTACGGCGCGGCCGCGAGCGACCTTCTCGCGGCGATGCCCGACGGCCTCGCCGTCCTCTCCCTCGACGGCGTGGTGCGTGCCGCCAACCGCCCGTTCGAGCGGCTGATGAACCGCTCCATCGCCGAGATGCGCGGGCGGCCGCTGATCCTGCTCGGCAGCACCAACGAGATCGTCGCGGCGATCGACGGCGCCGTCTCGCGAATGCGCCAGCTCGACGTCGCCGGCACGCTCGAATCCGGCCGCACCGTCTTCGCGAGCGTGCGGATCCTGCGCGACGACAAGGGCGAGGCGTTCGGGGCGCTGTTGATCCTCAACGATCCGTCGCGCGCCCGCGCCCCGGCGGACCGGCGCAAGGACCCGTTCCGCTTCAGCGGCGACGGGCACGATGCCGGCCCGGTCTTCATCGAATCCGCCGAGAGCGCGACGCTGCTCCGCCAGGGCGCGGCGGCGCTGTCGCGCAATGCGCGCGTGCTCCTCACCGGCGAATCCGGGACGGGAAAGACGGAGCTCGCGCGGCGGCTGCGCGACCTCGTCAGCGGCGGCTCGACGACGATGCCGTTCGTCCACGTCAATTGCGGCAGTATCCCCGAAAGCCTGTTCGAGTCCGAGATGTTCGGCTACGAGCCGGGCGCCTTCACCGGCGCCGCGGCGCGCGGCAAGACCGGCTATGTGGAGGCGGCCGAGAACGGGGTGCTCTTCCTCGACGAGATCGGCGAAATCCCGTTGCCGATGCAGGCGAAGCTGCTGACCTTCCTCGAAGACGGCACCTTCATGCGGGTCGGTTCCCCGGTCCGCCGCCGGGCGCGGATCAAGATCATCTCGGCCACCAACCGGCACCTGCCGGAGATGATCGAGGCGGGGACGTTCCGCCGCGATCTCTATTACCGGCTCGCCGTCGTCTCGCTCGAATGCCCGCCGCTGCGCGGGCGACGCGAGCTCGTCCGCGCGATCGGCGAGGCGTTCCTGAAACGCATCAACCGCGAGCGCGAACCGTCGCTGTCGCTCGCCCCCGCGCTGTGGGAGGCGCTCCTCGACCACGATTGGCCGGGCAACATCCGCGAGCTCTCCAACGTGCTCGAGCACGTCGCCGCCGTCGCCGACAACCGGGCGACGGCCGTGCATCTGCCGCCGCATTTTCGCAGCGCCCGCGCCCCGGACGCGCTGCCCGCCGCCGCGCCGGACGGAGACGAGCCGCCGCTGCGGGAGGCGTTGCGCCAATACGAGGATTTCCTGATTTCCCGGGCGATCGATCGCCACGGCTCGAAGCGCCGGGCGGCGAAGGCGCTCGGCGTCGATATCGGCACGCTGGTCCGCAAGACCACGCGCCGCTGA
- a CDS encoding ABC transporter substrate-binding protein, protein MNTLKLCKAATALMVTLATTLPAIGQAAELNVLTWEGYADKSFVEPFEKASGCKVNATYVGSNDDFAPKLAAGGGVYDIITPSIDTIGLMRQAGYIAPIDTAKLKDFGGIYKDFANGPDVSVDGKIWAVPLVWGSISLMYRPDKVSGTPDSIGILFDPAYKGRISMWDDKSAIYWTARYLGYDNIYDLSDEQLEKVKEKLIEQKPLIRKYWATAGELTELFANQEVWVSNTWTGLQSKDINALKKGFVVKEFSPKEKAEGWMDSMQLVKDSPNEDCAYKFMNYMLSPAGQCGIIKVTGYFPTVPGAVSQCLTPEEQKDRKVNDVDFVKTLKMWQMPARLDKYLEVWNAVKAAP, encoded by the coding sequence ATGAACACCCTGAAATTGTGCAAGGCGGCGACCGCGCTGATGGTCACGCTCGCGACGACCCTGCCGGCGATCGGTCAGGCGGCGGAGCTCAACGTCCTGACCTGGGAGGGCTATGCCGACAAGAGCTTCGTCGAGCCGTTCGAGAAGGCGTCCGGCTGCAAGGTCAACGCCACCTATGTCGGTTCCAACGACGATTTCGCGCCGAAGCTCGCGGCCGGCGGCGGCGTCTACGACATCATCACGCCCTCGATCGACACCATCGGCCTGATGCGCCAGGCCGGTTACATCGCGCCGATCGACACCGCGAAGCTCAAGGATTTCGGCGGCATCTACAAGGACTTCGCCAACGGACCGGACGTCAGCGTCGACGGCAAGATCTGGGCCGTACCGCTGGTATGGGGCTCGATCTCGCTGATGTACCGCCCGGACAAGGTCTCGGGCACCCCGGATTCGATCGGCATCCTGTTCGATCCCGCCTACAAGGGCCGGATCTCCATGTGGGATGATAAGTCGGCGATCTACTGGACCGCGCGCTATCTCGGCTACGACAACATCTACGACCTCTCGGACGAGCAGCTCGAGAAGGTCAAGGAGAAGCTGATCGAGCAGAAGCCGCTGATCCGCAAATATTGGGCGACGGCTGGCGAGCTGACCGAGCTCTTCGCCAACCAGGAGGTCTGGGTCTCCAACACCTGGACCGGGCTCCAGAGCAAGGACATCAACGCCCTCAAGAAGGGCTTCGTGGTGAAGGAGTTCAGCCCCAAGGAGAAGGCCGAGGGCTGGATGGATTCGATGCAGCTCGTGAAGGACAGCCCGAACGAGGACTGCGCCTACAAGTTCATGAACTACATGCTGTCGCCGGCCGGCCAGTGCGGCATCATCAAGGTGACCGGCTACTTCCCGACCGTACCGGGCGCCGTCTCGCAGTGCCTGACGCCCGAGGAGCAGAAGGACCGCAAGGTCAACGACGTCGACTTCGTCAAGACGCTCAAGATGTGGCAGATGCCGGCCCGCCTCGACAAATATCTCGAAGTCTGGAACGCGGTGAAGGCGGCGCCCTGA
- the mdcA gene encoding malonate decarboxylase subunit alpha, producing MRVWNTQREERQSRLNAAAHLAKGKVVAVADAQALIEAVVRSGDRVCLEGDNQKQADFLADALAAVDPATINNLHVVQSGVVLQAHLDLFEKGIARKLDFSYAGPQSHAIARALSAGQIELGAVHTYIELFARYFVDLTPNVALIAAVKADRDGNLYTGPNTEDTPTIVEATAFKSGIVVAQVNEIVDRVPRVDIPADMIDFVIAADRPFYVEPLFTRDPASVTETQILMAMMALKGIYAPYGVQRLNHGIGFPTAAIELILPTYGESLGLKGKVATHWALNPHPTLIPAIESGWVEQIHSFGSEVGMDAYMQARSDIYFTGHDGTLRSNRLMCQTAGLYACDMFIGSTLQIDLQGNSSTFTSGRIAGFGGAPNMGSDARGRRHASKAWLTAGREAVDGPTSLTRGRKLVVQMVETFGEKLVPTFVEELDSVKMAEELDLALAPVMIYGDDVSHIVTEEGIANLLLCRTAAEREQAIRGIAGFTPVGRARDRAAVEALRARGVIRRPEDLGIDPLMATRQLLAAHSIEDLASWSGGLYVPPSKFRNW from the coding sequence GTGCGCGTCTGGAATACGCAACGGGAGGAGCGGCAATCCCGTCTGAACGCCGCCGCCCACCTCGCGAAAGGCAAGGTCGTCGCCGTGGCGGACGCGCAGGCTCTGATCGAGGCCGTCGTGCGGTCGGGCGATCGCGTCTGCCTCGAAGGCGACAATCAGAAACAGGCCGATTTCCTCGCCGACGCCCTGGCGGCGGTCGATCCGGCGACGATCAACAATCTCCACGTCGTGCAGTCCGGCGTGGTGCTTCAGGCCCATCTCGACCTGTTCGAGAAGGGCATCGCCCGCAAGCTCGACTTCTCCTATGCCGGTCCGCAGAGCCACGCCATCGCCCGCGCGCTCAGCGCCGGCCAGATCGAACTCGGGGCCGTCCACACCTACATCGAGCTCTTCGCGCGCTATTTCGTCGATCTGACCCCGAACGTCGCGCTGATCGCCGCCGTCAAGGCCGACCGTGACGGCAACCTCTATACCGGGCCGAACACCGAGGACACGCCGACCATCGTGGAGGCGACCGCCTTCAAGTCCGGCATCGTGGTCGCCCAGGTCAACGAGATCGTCGACCGGGTTCCGCGCGTCGACATTCCGGCCGACATGATCGATTTCGTGATCGCGGCGGACCGGCCCTTCTATGTCGAGCCGTTGTTCACTCGCGATCCGGCCAGCGTGACCGAGACGCAGATCCTGATGGCCATGATGGCGCTGAAGGGGATCTATGCCCCCTACGGTGTGCAGCGCCTCAATCACGGCATCGGCTTCCCGACCGCCGCGATCGAACTGATCCTGCCGACCTACGGCGAAAGCCTCGGCCTCAAGGGCAAGGTCGCCACCCATTGGGCGCTCAATCCGCATCCGACCCTGATCCCGGCGATCGAAAGCGGGTGGGTCGAGCAGATCCATTCCTTCGGCAGCGAAGTGGGCATGGATGCCTACATGCAGGCCCGCAGCGACATCTACTTCACCGGCCACGACGGGACGCTGCGCTCCAACCGCCTCATGTGCCAGACCGCCGGCCTCTATGCCTGCGACATGTTCATCGGCTCGACCCTGCAGATCGATCTGCAGGGCAACAGCTCGACCTTCACGTCGGGGCGCATCGCCGGCTTCGGCGGCGCGCCGAACATGGGCTCCGATGCCCGCGGCCGCCGCCATGCCTCCAAGGCCTGGCTCACCGCAGGGCGCGAGGCGGTGGACGGACCGACGTCGCTGACGCGCGGCCGCAAGCTCGTGGTCCAGATGGTCGAGACGTTCGGTGAGAAGCTCGTGCCGACCTTCGTCGAAGAGCTCGACAGCGTGAAGATGGCCGAAGAGCTCGATCTCGCTCTCGCTCCGGTGATGATCTACGGCGACGACGTCAGCCACATCGTCACCGAAGAGGGCATCGCCAATCTGCTCCTCTGCCGCACGGCGGCCGAGCGCGAGCAGGCGATCCGCGGCATCGCCGGCTTCACGCCGGTCGGCCGCGCGCGCGACCGCGCCGCCGTCGAGGCGTTGCGGGCGCGGGGCGTGATCCGACGGCCGGAGGATCTCGGCATCGATCCCCTCATGGCGACGCGGCAGCTCCTCGCGGCCCATTCCATCGAGGATCTCGCGTCCTGGTCGGGCGGGCTCTATGTCCCGCCGTCGAAATTCCGCAACTGGTAG